GCTTCGGCACCGCGGCAGAAGTTGTTCGACTGGGCACTGGCATGCGGGTACGCGCTGGCGCGCGTGCGCCTGGAGCGCAGGCAGCGGCCGCCGCTGCCGCTACGGCTGCGCCACGGCATCGCCGACCGGTTGGTGTTGGCCAAGATCCGATCGCGCACCGGGACGGACCGCGCCCGTGTGCTCGTCTCTGGGAGCGCACCGCTGTCCCGCGAGGTCTGCGCCTTCTTTCACGCGGTCGGCCTGCGCCTGATTGAAGGCTACGGTCTGACGGAAACGGCGCCGGTGCTCTCGGTGAACCCGCTCGACGCGCCACGCCTCGGCACGGTTGGTTGTGCCGTGCCCGGCGTCGAGCTCACCACGGCCGAAGACGGCGAGATCCTCGCGCGCGGTCCAAACGTCATGCTGGGCTACTACAAGCAGCCGGAGTCGACCAGCGATGTGCTACGTGACGGCTGGTTGTACACGGGAGATATCGGGACGGTGAGCGAGGATGGCTATCTCACGATTACCGATCGCAAGAAGGATCTGCTGATCACCTCCGGTGGCAAGCATGTGGCGCCGCAGCCCATCGAAGACTTGCTCAAGCGACACCCGCTCATTGCAGAAGCCATGCTCATCGGCGATGGGCGACAGTTCATCGCCGCGCTCATCGTGCCGGACTTTGCCGTGCTCGCGCCACGCCTGGCCGCCGCCGGTCTGCCCGCGCTGAGTCGTGACGCCACGTGCGAGCGCCCAGAAACGCAGGCGATCTATCAGGAAATCGTCGACGGTGTGAATGGTGATCTCGCACAGTACGAGCGCGTCAAACGGCTAGCGTTGCTCCCAACCGAGTTCACCGTCGAAGGTGGTGAGCTCACGCCAACATTGAAAGTGAGACGCAGTATCGTCGTTGCCCGTTGGCAAAATGTCATCGACGCGTTATACAGGGATAGTGCGTACACGCCGAAGCCGTCTAACTGAGCGTGTGAAGCGAGCGCGCTGAAGACAATTTTCCAGGAGGCAAAGAGCATGGTTCAGACCGTCATCGACGCAATCAATCAGCAGATCAACAACGAGCTGTGGGCATCCCACTCCTATCTGGCGATGGCGGCGGCATGTGAGCAGTTGAACTTTCCCGGGGCCGCCACGTGGCTTCGCATCCAGAGTGACGAGGAGCGTGGACACGCGCTGCGGCTCTTCGACTTCGTGATTGCCAGGAACGGCCGCGTCATGTTGACGAACATCGATGCGCCGAACCACACGAAGGCCAAGAGCCTCGGTGAGGTATTCAAGGGCGCGCTCGAGCAAGAGGAAGAGGTCAGCCGCCAGATCGACACGCTCTACGAGCTGGCACACACCAACAGAGATTTTGCCTCCGTCGTCGAGCTCCAGTGGTTTCTCACCGAGCAAGTCGAGGAAGAAAAGATGGCGCGCGACATCGTGGCCAAGTTGGATCTGGCCGGATCGGATCCTGCGGCGTTGCTCGAAGTCGATCGAGAGCTCGCAGCGCGAGTGGCACAAGCGAGGTAGGGCCGCCCCGCCGAGGTGGCCGCAAGACGGCGCGTTCGGCGAACGCGCCCTACCAGAGACGATGGTAGGGCCGCCTCGCCGAGGCGGCCGCAAAGGGAGCTGAGAGTATGACGAGGCGCAGTGTGGCTCGTGGCGTTGTCCTGATTGCACTGCTTGTCGCGTGGCCGGCAAGAGCGCAGAGCCCACGGCCGATGACGATGGTGGATCTGCTGAACATGCCACGCATCAGCGACCCGCAGTTATCGCCGGACGGCCAAGAGATACTGTTCGTCAAGAGCGAGGCCGATTGGAAGGCCAACAAGCGCATCGACCACGTATGGCGTGCCAGCGCGGACGGCTCGAATCTGCGGCAGCTGACAAACGGCGCACAGGGCGAGGGGCACCCTCGCTGGTCTCCAGATGGGAAGACGACAGCGTTTATCGCCAAACGAGGCGAGGGGGAGGGAGAAGAGAAGGAGGAGGAGGACGCCCAGTCGCAGATTTGGTTGATCCGGAACGACGGGGGAGAAGCACGTCGGTTGACGTCGCACGAGACATCGGTGTCGGCCGTGGCCTGGGCGCCGGACGGCAAGAGCCTGTACTTCATCGCGGAGGATCCGAAATCTAACGATTTGAAGGCGCGCGAAAAGCTAAAGGACGACGTCTACGCGTTCGACGAGGATTACAGGCAAGCGCATCTGTGGAACATCGACGTCGCGGCACAGAAGGAGGCGCGGATCACCCAGGGAGACTTCTCGATCCTCGCCTACGAGCTGTCGCGCGACGGCACCCGGATCGTGTGTCACCGAGGTCCGAGCCCGCTCATCGGCGATAACGAGCGACGGGAGATCTGGGTGATGGACGCCGATGGCAGCGACGCGACCCAAATGACGAAGAATAGCGCCATCGAGAGCAATGCCACGCTGTCGCCGGACAATAGCCAGATCCTCTTCCTCGCCGGTGCCGACGCGCAACTCGAATCACCCTATAACCACAACATCTTCGTCGTGCCCGCCGCCGGCGGCGCGCCACGCATCCTCACTGCCGACCTGCGCTACGAGGTGCAGCGTGCAACCTGGTCGAAGGATGGCAGCGCCATCTACTTCAGCGCGAACATGGGCCTGCACTCGGAGCTGTTTCGGCTCGAGACCGATGGCGGCACACCGGAGCAATTGACCGACGGCGAGCATGCGCTGAGCGGCTGGCACTACCTGCCGGAGCTTGACCGCCACCTGTTCATCGAAGACGAGTCGACCAATCCGGGGGAGATCTGGACGCTCGGCGAGGGCAGCACGGCGCCGCAGCGCGTGACGCATCTCTTCGACGACCTGACGCAGACATTCAAGCTGCCCAAGCAGGTCCGGATCGAATGGAAGGGCGCTGACGGGCAGATGGTTGAAGGGTTGCTGTACTATCCGCTCGACCATCAGCCGGGCGCGCGCCATCCTCTGATCGTGCAGACGCACGGCGGGCCCCATGCCTCCGACAAGTTCGGCTTCGGCGGCTGGAGCAGCTATGTGCAGGTGTTGACGGCGAAAGGGTATGCCGTGCTCAAGCCGAACTATCGCGGCAGCACGGGCTATGGTGATGAGTTCCTGCGGGACATGGTGGGCCACTACTTTCAGAACGCCCACCTGGACGTGCTCGCCGGCGTCGATGCCGTGATCGAGATGGGGCTGGCCGATCCAGACCGGCTCGCCGCGATGGGGTGGAGCGCTGGCGGCCACATGACGAACAAGCTCATCACCTTCACGAACCGCTTCAAGGCGGCCGCGTCGGGAGCGGGCGCGTCCAACTGGGTCTCGATGTATGGCCAGAGCGATGTCCGCTCGTATCGTACGCCCTGGTTCGGCGGCACGCCGTGGGAGAAGGAGGCGCCCATCCAGGCCTACTGGGACAACTCGCCGCTCAAAGATGTCGCGAACGTCAAGACACCAACCATCTTCTTGGTCGGCGAGCGCGACGTGCGTGTGCCGCCGCCCCAGTCGGTCGAGATGCATCGCGCGCTCAGAGCGAATGGCGTGCCCACGCATCTCTACATGGCGCCTCGTGAACCGCACGGCTGGGCGGAGCTGCGCCACGAGCTCTTCAAGATGAACGTCGAGCTCGCCTGGTTCGAACAGCACGTGACCAAGCGCGAGTACACATGGGAAAAGGCGCCAGGCGGGG
This genomic interval from Luteitalea sp. contains the following:
- a CDS encoding ferritin — translated: MVQTVIDAINQQINNELWASHSYLAMAAACEQLNFPGAATWLRIQSDEERGHALRLFDFVIARNGRVMLTNIDAPNHTKAKSLGEVFKGALEQEEEVSRQIDTLYELAHTNRDFASVVELQWFLTEQVEEEKMARDIVAKLDLAGSDPAALLEVDRELAARVAQAR
- a CDS encoding prolyl oligopeptidase family serine peptidase is translated as MTRRSVARGVVLIALLVAWPARAQSPRPMTMVDLLNMPRISDPQLSPDGQEILFVKSEADWKANKRIDHVWRASADGSNLRQLTNGAQGEGHPRWSPDGKTTAFIAKRGEGEGEEKEEEDAQSQIWLIRNDGGEARRLTSHETSVSAVAWAPDGKSLYFIAEDPKSNDLKAREKLKDDVYAFDEDYRQAHLWNIDVAAQKEARITQGDFSILAYELSRDGTRIVCHRGPSPLIGDNERREIWVMDADGSDATQMTKNSAIESNATLSPDNSQILFLAGADAQLESPYNHNIFVVPAAGGAPRILTADLRYEVQRATWSKDGSAIYFSANMGLHSELFRLETDGGTPEQLTDGEHALSGWHYLPELDRHLFIEDESTNPGEIWTLGEGSTAPQRVTHLFDDLTQTFKLPKQVRIEWKGADGQMVEGLLYYPLDHQPGARHPLIVQTHGGPHASDKFGFGGWSSYVQVLTAKGYAVLKPNYRGSTGYGDEFLRDMVGHYFQNAHLDVLAGVDAVIEMGLADPDRLAAMGWSAGGHMTNKLITFTNRFKAAASGAGASNWVSMYGQSDVRSYRTPWFGGTPWEKEAPIQAYWDNSPLKDVANVKTPTIFLVGERDVRVPPPQSVEMHRALRANGVPTHLYMAPREPHGWAELRHELFKMNVELAWFEQHVTKREYTWEKAPGGEEKEKEETTNGTSDR